From the genome of Amycolatopsis granulosa:
CGCGGAGATCGACGCGGAGCTGGCGCGTGACGACACGGCGACGGGCCGTCGCCACGCCGAGCACGCCCGCGCCCTGCGGCCCACCGCCGAGGCGAAGGCGGAAGCCTGGCAGCGCGCGGTCTACGACGACGACCTGCCGAACGCGATGAGCAACGCCATCATCGGCGGCTTCTCCCACCCGGGGCAGAAGGACCTGCTCACCGACTACGTGAGCACCTACTTCGCGGCGATCGACGAGGTCTGGTCCCGCCGGTCGAGCGAGCGGGCGCAGCCCACGGTGGTCGGCTTGTTCCCGGCCTGGGCGGTCGAGCACGCGACCGTCGAGGCCGCCGACGAGTGGCTGGCCGGCGAGCATCCCGCAGCCCTCCGGCGGCTCGTGTCCGAGGGCCGGGCCGGCATCGTGCGCGCCCTGGCCGCCCGGGAGTTCGACGAGGCCCAGTAGGAAAAGGGCCAGTAGGAAAAGGCCGGTAGGACAGAGCCCAGCGGGAAGACGGGGCGCCGGCAACCCGGCCGGCGCCCCGGCGCAGAAAAAGGCGCAGAAAAGAGGGGCGGCCGCTCACGCGACCGCCCCTCTTTTCGTGCTTCTAGCGCCGGGAACCAGCCTGGTCGGCCAGCATGCGCAGGCCGGAGACCAGTCCGCCGATGAGGTCGCCCTCCTTGAAGGAGGCGACCATGCTCATCACGGCCAGCTTCGCGCCGCGGTCCGGGAGGCGCCGCACCGCCTCCGAACCGGTCACGATCTCCACGACCCGCTCGCCCGGCGACACCGCGATCAGCACCGCGTCCGCGGAGCTGGGCTTGATCGTCGAGTGCAGCTCCTCGGCGCGGGCGCGGCTCTCGGAGCCGAGTTCGCCGAGGTAGACGCTGAAGTCGATGCCCGTCTCGCGGCTCGCGAGCGTCAGGGCCTCGTCGAGACGGGCCAGCTGGATGGTGGTGAATGGGCTGGATGGAGCAGCGGGCTCGTACATCCGCGCCACGGAGCGGCGGCCGGTCGCGGTAATGGCGACCCCGACCTCCTGCTCCTCGTCCGAACCTCGCTGTCGGGTCAGCTCACCAGCTGCCACGGGCTCCTCCTGCCGCCGTCACGCTCGCGTTCCCGCTCGCGTCCCTGTCCTCCACCGGTTCGCCGGAGTGCGTGTCGTGCACCGTCCCGATACCGTCCGGGTTGCCGCTCCACCACATCGGCGGGTACTCCCAGGCCTGCCCGGGCCGGTAGCGCGGCGTGCCGGTCAGCTTCGACCGCAGGGTGAGCAGGGCGATCACCCCGTAGATCGCGGCCGGGATCAGCGCGAAGATCAGGATCGTCTCTCCGATGTTCACGTCAGCAGGGTAGCCCGGCCGGCCCGGACGCGCCGCAGCCGGTCACGACCGCTCCTCGCCGCCGGGCGGCCGTCCGCCGAGCGTCGTGCCGGCGTTGGCGCGATGGGCTGAACAGCGGTCCAACGAAAGGTTGCAACTCAACGTACAGCCGGCCGTACCCGGCGCTGTCGCCTTGTTCACCACGGCAGTTCCTCGTAGCTTTTTCACCTGTACGGGCCTTGCGCCCCGCTCCCCTTCCCCATGAGTAATCGCACAGGTCCCGGGAGGACTCATCATGAATCTGCTTCGTACCCTCGCTCAGACCAACGACGGGCACGCTCAGTCACTGATCGACACGTCCAGCGCCTGCACCACCCGGGGCACGCGTGTGACCCGCGGCACTCGCGTCACCGCCGGTACGCGCGTCACCCGGGGGACGAGGGTCACGCGCGGCACCCGGGTGACCGCCGGCACCCGCGTCACGCGAGGGACCAGAGTCACCCGTGGCACCCGGGTCACCGCGGGTACCCGGGTGACCCGCGGCACCCGCGTTACCCGGGGTACGCGGGTCACCAGCGGTACTCGCGTCACCGCCGCCTGACGGCCCGGACCACCACCGAGACCCACCAGGTCGGAAAGCCCCGGCTCACCAGGACAGCCGGGGCACCGGGGTCCCGGCTCAGGCCGCCACACCCAGGTAGGGCTGCCACAACGGATCCGCGTCGCCCGAGTGCACCAGCAGCCGCCAGTGCGGGCCGCGCGGCGCGGTCGGCACGACCCGGAGCCGCCAGCCCAGCTCCTCGAGGAGCCGGTCGGCCTTGCGGTGATTGCACTTCGCGCAGCACGCGACGCAGTTCTGCCAG
Proteins encoded in this window:
- a CDS encoding DUF5130 family protein; the protein is MAAGELTRQRGSDEEQEVGVAITATGRRSVARMYEPAAPSSPFTTIQLARLDEALTLASRETGIDFSVYLGELGSESRARAEELHSTIKPSSADAVLIAVSPGERVVEIVTGSEAVRRLPDRGAKLAVMSMVASFKEGDLIGGLVSGLRMLADQAGSRR